In a single window of the Sediminicoccus sp. KRV36 genome:
- the nusG gene encoding transcription termination/antitermination protein NusG has product MADKRWYVVHVYSGFEKKIAEQIRAQAAQSGLADRIEDILVPTEQVVEVRRGQKVDAERKFFPGYVLVKMEMTDDTWHLVRDTPKVTGFLGARNKPQPITEAEAMRIVNAMVEGAEKPRRPAVLFEVGEQVRVSDGPFTSFNGTVEEVDEEKGRLKVSVSIFGRSTPVELEYGQVEKL; this is encoded by the coding sequence ATGGCCGATAAGCGTTGGTATGTCGTGCATGTCTATTCGGGCTTCGAGAAGAAGATCGCCGAGCAGATCCGCGCGCAGGCCGCCCAGTCGGGTCTTGCGGACCGGATCGAGGATATTCTCGTGCCGACCGAGCAGGTGGTCGAAGTGCGGCGCGGCCAGAAAGTGGATGCCGAGCGCAAGTTCTTCCCCGGCTATGTGCTGGTGAAGATGGAAATGACCGACGACACCTGGCACCTGGTGCGCGACACGCCGAAGGTTACGGGCTTCCTCGGCGCGCGCAACAAGCCGCAGCCCATCACCGAGGCCGAGGCGATGCGCATCGTCAACGCCATGGTCGAGGGCGCCGAGAAGCCCCGCCGCCCCGCCGTCCTCTTCGAGGTGGGCGAGCAGGTGCGTGTTTCCGACGGTCCCTTCACGAGCTTCAACGGCACGGTGGAGGAAGTGGACGAGGAGAAGGGGCGCCTCAAGGTCAGCGTCTCGATCTTTGGCCGCTCCACGCCCGTCGAACTCGAATACGGGCAGGTCGAGAAGCTCTGA
- the secE gene encoding preprotein translocase subunit SecE, whose protein sequence is MAKINPVQFSREVRQEVAKVTWPSRRETLITTGLVLALSSLAAVFFLVVDQIIQLAMSWIFGF, encoded by the coding sequence TTGGCCAAGATCAATCCCGTTCAATTCTCCCGGGAAGTGCGTCAGGAAGTTGCGAAGGTCACTTGGCCCTCGCGGCGTGAGACGCTGATCACGACTGGCCTCGTTCTGGCCCTGTCGTCGCTCGCGGCCGTGTTCTTCCTGGTGGTGGACCAGATCATCCAGCTCGCGATGAGTTGGATCTTCGGGTTCTGA
- the tuf gene encoding elongation factor Tu, whose amino-acid sequence MAKAKFERNKPHCNIGTIGHVDHGKTSLTAAITKVLAKSGGASFTAYDQIDKAPEERARGITISTAHVEYETANRHYAHVDCPGHADYVKNMITGAAQMDGAILVCSAADGPMPQTREHILLARQVGVPALVVFLNKMDLADPDLVELVEMELRELLSSYQFPGDDIPIIKGSAVAALEDKTPEIGENAILELMAAVDSYIPQPERAIDRPFLMPVEDVFSISGRGTVVTGRVERGVVKVGEEVEIIGLKDTVKTVVTGVEMFRKLLDSGQAGDNIGALLRGTKREDVERGQVLAAPGSIKPHSKFKAEAYILTKEEGGRHTPFFTNYRPQFYFRTTDVTGIVQLPEGVEMVMPGDNVSMDVELIAPIAMDEGLRFAIREGGRTVGAGVVASISK is encoded by the coding sequence ATGGCCAAGGCGAAGTTTGAGCGGAACAAGCCGCACTGCAATATTGGGACGATCGGCCATGTTGATCATGGCAAGACGTCCCTGACGGCGGCGATCACGAAGGTGCTGGCGAAGTCTGGTGGTGCGTCGTTCACGGCGTATGACCAGATTGACAAGGCGCCTGAGGAGCGTGCGCGCGGGATCACGATCTCGACGGCGCATGTGGAGTATGAGACGGCGAACCGCCACTACGCGCATGTGGATTGCCCTGGCCACGCCGACTACGTGAAGAACATGATCACGGGTGCGGCGCAGATGGACGGCGCGATCCTGGTGTGCTCGGCCGCCGATGGCCCGATGCCGCAGACGCGCGAGCACATCCTGCTCGCCCGCCAGGTGGGCGTTCCCGCGCTGGTGGTGTTCCTGAACAAGATGGATCTGGCCGATCCTGATCTGGTCGAGCTGGTGGAGATGGAGCTGCGCGAGCTGCTCTCCTCCTACCAGTTCCCGGGCGATGACATCCCCATCATCAAGGGCTCGGCCGTGGCCGCGCTCGAAGACAAGACGCCCGAGATCGGCGAGAACGCCATTCTTGAGCTGATGGCGGCGGTGGACAGCTACATTCCGCAGCCCGAGCGCGCGATTGACCGCCCCTTCCTGATGCCGGTGGAGGACGTGTTCTCGATCTCCGGCCGCGGCACGGTGGTGACGGGCCGCGTGGAGCGTGGCGTGGTGAAGGTGGGCGAGGAAGTCGAGATCATCGGCCTGAAGGACACCGTGAAGACGGTGGTCACGGGTGTGGAGATGTTCCGCAAGCTGCTGGATAGCGGGCAGGCGGGCGACAATATCGGCGCGCTGCTGCGCGGCACGAAGCGTGAAGACGTGGAGCGCGGCCAGGTTCTGGCGGCTCCGGGTTCGATCAAGCCGCACTCGAAGTTCAAGGCCGAGGCGTATATCCTGACGAAGGAAGAGGGTGGCCGCCACACGCCGTTCTTCACGAATTACCGCCCGCAATTCTACTTCCGGACGACGGATGTGACGGGGATCGTGCAGCTTCCCGAGGGCGTTGAGATGGTGATGCCGGGCGATAATGTCTCGATGGATGTCGAGCTGATTGCGCCGATCGCGATGGATGAGGGGCTGCGCTTCGCCATCCGCGAGGGTGGCCGCACCGTGGGTGCGGGCGTCGTCGCCAGCATCTCGAAGTAA